One Osmerus mordax isolate fOsmMor3 chromosome 16, fOsmMor3.pri, whole genome shotgun sequence genomic window carries:
- the fubp1 gene encoding far upstream element-binding protein 1 isoform X5: MADYSNVAPPSSNAGGGMNDAFKDALQRARQIAAKIGGDGVTPSPTTNEFGYGGQKRPLEDADDCWTSLNSRGHREGMSSPFSDQPETKKVAPNDPFSAAMGGMGGMGGPSRSSSEEFKVPDGMVGFIIGRGGEQISRMQQESGCKIQIAPDSGGMPDRSVTLTGSPDAIQAAKRLLTEIVEKGRPTPAFHHNEGPGMSVQEIMVPASKAGLVIGKGGETIKQLQERAGVKMVMIQEGPQNTGADKPLRISGEPFKVQQAKEMVMELIREQGFREQRGEYGSRMGGGGGGGGGGGGNGGNGGGGGGGEGLDVPVPRFAVGIVIGRNGEMIKKIQSDTGVRIQFKPDDGSTPERIAQIMGPPDQAQHAAEIISDLLRSVQAGGPPGHGGRGRGRGQGNWNMGPPGGLQEFTFTVPTMKTGLIIGKGGETIKGISQQSGARIELQRNPPPNADPNIKMFTVRGSHQQIDYARQLVEEKIGGPVTPMGGPHGPPGPPGPHGGPSPHGPPGPPAPMGPYNPGPYNQGPPGPHGPPAPYQPQGWGNGFPHWQQGQPDPGKAAADANAAAWAAYYSQYQQQPQAPMTPTGGAPGTAQTNGQGDPQAPGQSGQADYTKAWEEYYKKLGQQSQQPQDYTKAWEEYYKKQGQAAPQATAAAAATQPGGQPDYSAAWAEYYRQQAAYYGTGSPQAMGGAPQAPQGQ, encoded by the exons ATGGCTGACTACTCGAACGTGGCTCCGCCGTCCTCAAATGCTGGTGGTGGAATGAACGACGCGTTTAAAGACGCACTACAGCGAGCACGACAG ATCGCTGCAAAAATTGGAGGAGATGGTGTGACTCCTTCACCTACAACCAACGAATTTGGATACGGTGGCCAGAAGAGGCCCTTAGAAGATGCCG ATGACTGTTGGACAAGTCTGAACAGTAGAGGTCACCGGGAGGGAATGAGCTCTCCTTTCTCAG ACCAACCAGAAACAAAAAAGGTGGCACCAAATGACC CATTTTCGGCAGCAATGGGTGGCATGGGAGGAATGGGTGGTCCCTCAAG ATCGTCTTCAGAGGAATTCAAGGTCCCTGATGGAATGGTTGGATTCA TTATTGGAAGAGGCGGAGAGCAGATATCCCGCATGCAACAGGAATCAGGCTGTAAAATACAGATTGCCCCCG ACAGCGGAGGTATGCCTGATAGGTCGGTGACATTAACCGGATCCCCCGATGCCATCCA GGCTGCTAAGAGGCTGCTAACAGAGATCGTGGAGAAGGGAAGACCAACGCCTGCGTTCCACCACAATGAAGGACCAGGCATGTCCGTCCAAGAGATCATGGTCCCTGCCTCCAAAGCTGGCCTGGTGAtcgggaaggggggagagaccaTCAAGCAACTTCAG GAACGAGCCGGCGTGAAGATGGTCATGATCCAAGAAGGACCGCAGAACACAGGCGCAGACAAACCTCTCCGGATATCTGGAGAGCCTTTTAAAGTTCAG caAGCTAAAGAGATGGTGATGGAGCTGATCAGAGAGCAGGGattcagggagcagaggggcgaGTACGGCTCCcggatgggagggggaggaggcggaggaggaggtggcggcGGCAACGGTGGCaacggtggaggaggaggaggaggagaaggcttaGAT GTCCCGGTCCCTAGATTTGCCGTGGGCATCGTGATCGGACGAAACGGAGAAATGATCAAGAAAATTCAAAGCGACACAGGTGTTAGGATCCAGTTCAAACCAG ATGATGGCAGCACGCCGGAGAGGATAGCTCAGATCATGGGACCTCCCGACCAGGCCCAGCATGCAGCGGAGATCATCTCCGACCTGCTGAGGAGCGTCCAGGCTGGGGGGCCTCCCGGCCACGGGGGCAGGGGCCGGGGTCGGGGCCAAGGCAACTGGAACATGGGTCCCCCTGGGGGCCTGCAGGAGTTCACCTTCACTGTCCCTACCATGAAGACTGGCCTGATCATCGGCAAAG GGGGCGAGACCATCAAAGGGATCAGCCAGCAGTCCGGGGCCAGGATCGAGCTGCAGAGGAACCCTCCGCCCAACGCTGACCCCAACATCAAGATGTTCACCGTCCGGGGCTCACACCAACAGATAGACTATGCCAGGCAGCTGGTCGAGGAGAAGATTGGG GGTCCGGTCACACCAATGGGAGGCCCTCAtgggccccctggcccccccggcCCACACGGTGGCCCGTCCCCACACGGCCCCCCTGGGCCTCCTGCTCCCATGGGCCCCTACAACCCGGGCCCCTACAACCAGGGACCACCAGGGCCACA cGGTCCTCCTGCTCCGTACCAGCCTCAGGGCTGGGGCAACGGCTTCCCACACTGGCAGCAGGGCCAGCCAGACCCCG GTAAAGCAGCCGCAGATGCCAACGCAGCAGCCTGGGCAGCCTATTACTCCCAGTACCAGCAGCAGCCTCAGGCCCCCATGACCCCAACCGGCGGAGCCCCGGGAACGGCACAGACCAACGGCCAAG GTGACCCGCAGGCTCCAGGTCAGAGTGGACAGGCAGATTACACCAAGGCCTGGGAGGAATATTACAAGAAATTGG GTCAGCAGAGCCAACAGCCACAGGACTACACCAAGGCATGGGAGGAGTACTACAAGAAACAAG GCCAAGCCGCTCCCCAGGCCACGGCGGCAGCAGCGGCTACCCAGCCAGGCGGCCAGCCGGACTACAGCGCTGCCTGGGCAGAGTACTACCGCCAGCAGGCTGCCTACTACGGCACGGGGAGCCCCCAGGCCATGGGCGGAGCCCCGCAAGCCCCTCAG GGCCAGTAA
- the fubp1 gene encoding far upstream element-binding protein 1 isoform X1 has protein sequence MADYSNVAPPSSNAGGGMNDAFKDALQRARQIAAKIGGDGVTPSPTTNEFGYGGQKRPLEDADQPETKKVAPNDPFSAAMGGMGGMGGPSRSSSEEFKVPDGMVGFIIGRGGEQISRMQQESGCKIQIAPDSGGMPDRSVTLTGSPDAIQAAKRLLTEIVEKGRPTPAFHHNEGPGMSVQEIMVPASKAGLVIGKGGETIKQLQERAGVKMVMIQEGPQNTGADKPLRISGEPFKVQQAKEMVMELIREQGFREQRGEYGSRMGGGGGGGGGGGGNGGNGGGGGGGEGLDVPVPRFAVGIVIGRNGEMIKKIQSDTGVRIQFKPDDGSTPERIAQIMGPPDQAQHAAEIISDLLRSVQAGGPPGHGGRGRGRGQGNWNMGPPGGLQEFTFTVPTMKTGLIIGKGGETIKGISQQSGARIELQRNPPPNADPNIKMFTVRGSHQQIDYARQLVEEKIGGPVTPMGGPHGPPGPPGPHGGPSPHGPPGPPAPMGPYNPGPYNQGPPGPHGPPAPYQPQGWGNGFPHWQQGQPDPGKAAADANAAAWAAYYSQYQQQPQAPMTPTGGAPGTAQTNGQGDPQAPGQSGQADYTKAWEEYYKKLGQQSQQPQDYTKAWEEYYKKQGQAAPQATAAAAATQPGGQPDYSAAWAEYYRQQAAYYGTGSPQAMGGAPQAPQGQ, from the exons ATGGCTGACTACTCGAACGTGGCTCCGCCGTCCTCAAATGCTGGTGGTGGAATGAACGACGCGTTTAAAGACGCACTACAGCGAGCACGACAG ATCGCTGCAAAAATTGGAGGAGATGGTGTGACTCCTTCACCTACAACCAACGAATTTGGATACGGTGGCCAGAAGAGGCCCTTAGAAGATGCCG ACCAACCAGAAACAAAAAAGGTGGCACCAAATGACC CATTTTCGGCAGCAATGGGTGGCATGGGAGGAATGGGTGGTCCCTCAAG ATCGTCTTCAGAGGAATTCAAGGTCCCTGATGGAATGGTTGGATTCA TTATTGGAAGAGGCGGAGAGCAGATATCCCGCATGCAACAGGAATCAGGCTGTAAAATACAGATTGCCCCCG ACAGCGGAGGTATGCCTGATAGGTCGGTGACATTAACCGGATCCCCCGATGCCATCCA GGCTGCTAAGAGGCTGCTAACAGAGATCGTGGAGAAGGGAAGACCAACGCCTGCGTTCCACCACAATGAAGGACCAGGCATGTCCGTCCAAGAGATCATGGTCCCTGCCTCCAAAGCTGGCCTGGTGAtcgggaaggggggagagaccaTCAAGCAACTTCAG GAACGAGCCGGCGTGAAGATGGTCATGATCCAAGAAGGACCGCAGAACACAGGCGCAGACAAACCTCTCCGGATATCTGGAGAGCCTTTTAAAGTTCAG caAGCTAAAGAGATGGTGATGGAGCTGATCAGAGAGCAGGGattcagggagcagaggggcgaGTACGGCTCCcggatgggagggggaggaggcggaggaggaggtggcggcGGCAACGGTGGCaacggtggaggaggaggaggaggagaaggcttaGAT GTCCCGGTCCCTAGATTTGCCGTGGGCATCGTGATCGGACGAAACGGAGAAATGATCAAGAAAATTCAAAGCGACACAGGTGTTAGGATCCAGTTCAAACCAG ATGATGGCAGCACGCCGGAGAGGATAGCTCAGATCATGGGACCTCCCGACCAGGCCCAGCATGCAGCGGAGATCATCTCCGACCTGCTGAGGAGCGTCCAGGCTGGGGGGCCTCCCGGCCACGGGGGCAGGGGCCGGGGTCGGGGCCAAGGCAACTGGAACATGGGTCCCCCTGGGGGCCTGCAGGAGTTCACCTTCACTGTCCCTACCATGAAGACTGGCCTGATCATCGGCAAAG GGGGCGAGACCATCAAAGGGATCAGCCAGCAGTCCGGGGCCAGGATCGAGCTGCAGAGGAACCCTCCGCCCAACGCTGACCCCAACATCAAGATGTTCACCGTCCGGGGCTCACACCAACAGATAGACTATGCCAGGCAGCTGGTCGAGGAGAAGATTGGG GGTCCGGTCACACCAATGGGAGGCCCTCAtgggccccctggcccccccggcCCACACGGTGGCCCGTCCCCACACGGCCCCCCTGGGCCTCCTGCTCCCATGGGCCCCTACAACCCGGGCCCCTACAACCAGGGACCACCAGGGCCACA cGGTCCTCCTGCTCCGTACCAGCCTCAGGGCTGGGGCAACGGCTTCCCACACTGGCAGCAGGGCCAGCCAGACCCCG GTAAAGCAGCCGCAGATGCCAACGCAGCAGCCTGGGCAGCCTATTACTCCCAGTACCAGCAGCAGCCTCAGGCCCCCATGACCCCAACCGGCGGAGCCCCGGGAACGGCACAGACCAACGGCCAAG GTGACCCGCAGGCTCCAGGTCAGAGTGGACAGGCAGATTACACCAAGGCCTGGGAGGAATATTACAAGAAATTGG GTCAGCAGAGCCAACAGCCACAGGACTACACCAAGGCATGGGAGGAGTACTACAAGAAACAAG GCCAAGCCGCTCCCCAGGCCACGGCGGCAGCAGCGGCTACCCAGCCAGGCGGCCAGCCGGACTACAGCGCTGCCTGGGCAGAGTACTACCGCCAGCAGGCTGCCTACTACGGCACGGGGAGCCCCCAGGCCATGGGCGGAGCCCCGCAAGCCCCTCAG GGCCAGTAA
- the fubp1 gene encoding far upstream element-binding protein 1 isoform X3 gives MADYSNVAPPSSNAGGGMNDAFKDALQRARQIAAKIGGDGVTPSPTTNEFGYGGQKRPLEDADQPETKKVAPNDPFSAAMGGMGGMGGPSRSSSEEFKVPDGMVGFIIGRGGEQISRMQQESGCKIQIAPDSGGMPDRSVTLTGSPDAIQAAKRLLTEIVEKGRPTPAFHHNEGPGMSVQEIMVPASKAGLVIGKGGETIKQLQERAGVKMVMIQEGPQNTGADKPLRISGEPFKVQQAKEMVMELIREQGFREQRGEYGSRMGGGGGGGGGGGGNGGNGGGGGGGEGLDVPVPRFAVGIVIGRNGEMIKKIQSDTGVRIQFKPDDGSTPERIAQIMGPPDQAQHAAEIISDLLRSVQAGGPPGHGGRGRGRGQGNWNMGPPGGLQEFTFTVPTMKTGLIIGKGGETIKGISQQSGARIELQRNPPPNADPNIKMFTVRGSHQQIDYARQLVEEKIGGPVTPMGGPHGPPGPPGPHGGPSPHGPPGPPAPMGPYNPGPYNQGPPGPHGPPAPYQPQGWGNGFPHWQQGQPDPGKAAADANAAAWAAYYSQYQQQPQAPMTPTGGAPGTAQTNGQGQQSQQPQDYTKAWEEYYKKQGQAAPQATAAAAATQPGGQPDYSAAWAEYYRQQAAYYGTGSPQAMGGAPQAPQGQ, from the exons ATGGCTGACTACTCGAACGTGGCTCCGCCGTCCTCAAATGCTGGTGGTGGAATGAACGACGCGTTTAAAGACGCACTACAGCGAGCACGACAG ATCGCTGCAAAAATTGGAGGAGATGGTGTGACTCCTTCACCTACAACCAACGAATTTGGATACGGTGGCCAGAAGAGGCCCTTAGAAGATGCCG ACCAACCAGAAACAAAAAAGGTGGCACCAAATGACC CATTTTCGGCAGCAATGGGTGGCATGGGAGGAATGGGTGGTCCCTCAAG ATCGTCTTCAGAGGAATTCAAGGTCCCTGATGGAATGGTTGGATTCA TTATTGGAAGAGGCGGAGAGCAGATATCCCGCATGCAACAGGAATCAGGCTGTAAAATACAGATTGCCCCCG ACAGCGGAGGTATGCCTGATAGGTCGGTGACATTAACCGGATCCCCCGATGCCATCCA GGCTGCTAAGAGGCTGCTAACAGAGATCGTGGAGAAGGGAAGACCAACGCCTGCGTTCCACCACAATGAAGGACCAGGCATGTCCGTCCAAGAGATCATGGTCCCTGCCTCCAAAGCTGGCCTGGTGAtcgggaaggggggagagaccaTCAAGCAACTTCAG GAACGAGCCGGCGTGAAGATGGTCATGATCCAAGAAGGACCGCAGAACACAGGCGCAGACAAACCTCTCCGGATATCTGGAGAGCCTTTTAAAGTTCAG caAGCTAAAGAGATGGTGATGGAGCTGATCAGAGAGCAGGGattcagggagcagaggggcgaGTACGGCTCCcggatgggagggggaggaggcggaggaggaggtggcggcGGCAACGGTGGCaacggtggaggaggaggaggaggagaaggcttaGAT GTCCCGGTCCCTAGATTTGCCGTGGGCATCGTGATCGGACGAAACGGAGAAATGATCAAGAAAATTCAAAGCGACACAGGTGTTAGGATCCAGTTCAAACCAG ATGATGGCAGCACGCCGGAGAGGATAGCTCAGATCATGGGACCTCCCGACCAGGCCCAGCATGCAGCGGAGATCATCTCCGACCTGCTGAGGAGCGTCCAGGCTGGGGGGCCTCCCGGCCACGGGGGCAGGGGCCGGGGTCGGGGCCAAGGCAACTGGAACATGGGTCCCCCTGGGGGCCTGCAGGAGTTCACCTTCACTGTCCCTACCATGAAGACTGGCCTGATCATCGGCAAAG GGGGCGAGACCATCAAAGGGATCAGCCAGCAGTCCGGGGCCAGGATCGAGCTGCAGAGGAACCCTCCGCCCAACGCTGACCCCAACATCAAGATGTTCACCGTCCGGGGCTCACACCAACAGATAGACTATGCCAGGCAGCTGGTCGAGGAGAAGATTGGG GGTCCGGTCACACCAATGGGAGGCCCTCAtgggccccctggcccccccggcCCACACGGTGGCCCGTCCCCACACGGCCCCCCTGGGCCTCCTGCTCCCATGGGCCCCTACAACCCGGGCCCCTACAACCAGGGACCACCAGGGCCACA cGGTCCTCCTGCTCCGTACCAGCCTCAGGGCTGGGGCAACGGCTTCCCACACTGGCAGCAGGGCCAGCCAGACCCCG GTAAAGCAGCCGCAGATGCCAACGCAGCAGCCTGGGCAGCCTATTACTCCCAGTACCAGCAGCAGCCTCAGGCCCCCATGACCCCAACCGGCGGAGCCCCGGGAACGGCACAGACCAACGGCCAAG GTCAGCAGAGCCAACAGCCACAGGACTACACCAAGGCATGGGAGGAGTACTACAAGAAACAAG GCCAAGCCGCTCCCCAGGCCACGGCGGCAGCAGCGGCTACCCAGCCAGGCGGCCAGCCGGACTACAGCGCTGCCTGGGCAGAGTACTACCGCCAGCAGGCTGCCTACTACGGCACGGGGAGCCCCCAGGCCATGGGCGGAGCCCCGCAAGCCCCTCAG GGCCAGTAA
- the fubp1 gene encoding far upstream element-binding protein 1 isoform X4 codes for MADYSNVAPPSSNAGGGMNDAFKDALQRARQIAAKIGGDGVTPSPTTNEFGYGGQKRPLEDADQPETKKVAPNDPFSAAMGGMGGMGGPSRSSSEEFKVPDGMVGFIIGRGGEQISRMQQESGCKIQIAPDSGGMPDRSVTLTGSPDAIQAAKRLLTEIVEKGRPTPAFHHNEGPGMSVQEIMVPASKAGLVIGKGGETIKQLQERAGVKMVMIQEGPQNTGADKPLRISGEPFKVQQAKEMVMELIREQGFREQRGEYGSRMGGGGGGGGGGGGNGGNGGGGGGGEGLDVPVPRFAVGIVIGRNGEMIKKIQSDTGVRIQFKPDDGSTPERIAQIMGPPDQAQHAAEIISDLLRSVQAGGPPGHGGRGRGRGQGNWNMGPPGGLQEFTFTVPTMKTGLIIGKGGETIKGISQQSGARIELQRNPPPNADPNIKMFTVRGSHQQIDYARQLVEEKIGGPVTPMGGPHGPPGPPGPHGGPSPHGPPGPPAPMGPYNPGPYNQGPPGPHGPPAPYQPQGWGNGFPHWQQGQPDPAAADANAAAWAAYYSQYQQQPQAPMTPTGGAPGTAQTNGQGQQSQQPQDYTKAWEEYYKKQGQAAPQATAAAAATQPGGQPDYSAAWAEYYRQQAAYYGTGSPQAMGGAPQAPQGQ; via the exons ATGGCTGACTACTCGAACGTGGCTCCGCCGTCCTCAAATGCTGGTGGTGGAATGAACGACGCGTTTAAAGACGCACTACAGCGAGCACGACAG ATCGCTGCAAAAATTGGAGGAGATGGTGTGACTCCTTCACCTACAACCAACGAATTTGGATACGGTGGCCAGAAGAGGCCCTTAGAAGATGCCG ACCAACCAGAAACAAAAAAGGTGGCACCAAATGACC CATTTTCGGCAGCAATGGGTGGCATGGGAGGAATGGGTGGTCCCTCAAG ATCGTCTTCAGAGGAATTCAAGGTCCCTGATGGAATGGTTGGATTCA TTATTGGAAGAGGCGGAGAGCAGATATCCCGCATGCAACAGGAATCAGGCTGTAAAATACAGATTGCCCCCG ACAGCGGAGGTATGCCTGATAGGTCGGTGACATTAACCGGATCCCCCGATGCCATCCA GGCTGCTAAGAGGCTGCTAACAGAGATCGTGGAGAAGGGAAGACCAACGCCTGCGTTCCACCACAATGAAGGACCAGGCATGTCCGTCCAAGAGATCATGGTCCCTGCCTCCAAAGCTGGCCTGGTGAtcgggaaggggggagagaccaTCAAGCAACTTCAG GAACGAGCCGGCGTGAAGATGGTCATGATCCAAGAAGGACCGCAGAACACAGGCGCAGACAAACCTCTCCGGATATCTGGAGAGCCTTTTAAAGTTCAG caAGCTAAAGAGATGGTGATGGAGCTGATCAGAGAGCAGGGattcagggagcagaggggcgaGTACGGCTCCcggatgggagggggaggaggcggaggaggaggtggcggcGGCAACGGTGGCaacggtggaggaggaggaggaggagaaggcttaGAT GTCCCGGTCCCTAGATTTGCCGTGGGCATCGTGATCGGACGAAACGGAGAAATGATCAAGAAAATTCAAAGCGACACAGGTGTTAGGATCCAGTTCAAACCAG ATGATGGCAGCACGCCGGAGAGGATAGCTCAGATCATGGGACCTCCCGACCAGGCCCAGCATGCAGCGGAGATCATCTCCGACCTGCTGAGGAGCGTCCAGGCTGGGGGGCCTCCCGGCCACGGGGGCAGGGGCCGGGGTCGGGGCCAAGGCAACTGGAACATGGGTCCCCCTGGGGGCCTGCAGGAGTTCACCTTCACTGTCCCTACCATGAAGACTGGCCTGATCATCGGCAAAG GGGGCGAGACCATCAAAGGGATCAGCCAGCAGTCCGGGGCCAGGATCGAGCTGCAGAGGAACCCTCCGCCCAACGCTGACCCCAACATCAAGATGTTCACCGTCCGGGGCTCACACCAACAGATAGACTATGCCAGGCAGCTGGTCGAGGAGAAGATTGGG GGTCCGGTCACACCAATGGGAGGCCCTCAtgggccccctggcccccccggcCCACACGGTGGCCCGTCCCCACACGGCCCCCCTGGGCCTCCTGCTCCCATGGGCCCCTACAACCCGGGCCCCTACAACCAGGGACCACCAGGGCCACA cGGTCCTCCTGCTCCGTACCAGCCTCAGGGCTGGGGCAACGGCTTCCCACACTGGCAGCAGGGCCAGCCAGACCCCG CAGCCGCAGATGCCAACGCAGCAGCCTGGGCAGCCTATTACTCCCAGTACCAGCAGCAGCCTCAGGCCCCCATGACCCCAACCGGCGGAGCCCCGGGAACGGCACAGACCAACGGCCAAG GTCAGCAGAGCCAACAGCCACAGGACTACACCAAGGCATGGGAGGAGTACTACAAGAAACAAG GCCAAGCCGCTCCCCAGGCCACGGCGGCAGCAGCGGCTACCCAGCCAGGCGGCCAGCCGGACTACAGCGCTGCCTGGGCAGAGTACTACCGCCAGCAGGCTGCCTACTACGGCACGGGGAGCCCCCAGGCCATGGGCGGAGCCCCGCAAGCCCCTCAG GGCCAGTAA
- the fubp1 gene encoding far upstream element-binding protein 1 isoform X2, whose product MADYSNVAPPSSNAGGGMNDAFKDALQRARQIAAKIGGDGVTPSPTTNEFGYGGQKRPLEDADQPETKKVAPNDPFSAAMGGMGGMGGPSRSSSEEFKVPDGMVGFIIGRGGEQISRMQQESGCKIQIAPDSGGMPDRSVTLTGSPDAIQAAKRLLTEIVEKGRPTPAFHHNEGPGMSVQEIMVPASKAGLVIGKGGETIKQLQERAGVKMVMIQEGPQNTGADKPLRISGEPFKVQQAKEMVMELIREQGFREQRGEYGSRMGGGGGGGGGGGGNGGNGGGGGGGEGLDVPVPRFAVGIVIGRNGEMIKKIQSDTGVRIQFKPDDGSTPERIAQIMGPPDQAQHAAEIISDLLRSVQAGGPPGHGGRGRGRGQGNWNMGPPGGLQEFTFTVPTMKTGLIIGKGGETIKGISQQSGARIELQRNPPPNADPNIKMFTVRGSHQQIDYARQLVEEKIGGPVTPMGGPHGPPGPPGPHGGPSPHGPPGPPAPMGPYNPGPYNQGPPGPHGPPAPYQPQGWGNGFPHWQQGQPDPAAADANAAAWAAYYSQYQQQPQAPMTPTGGAPGTAQTNGQGDPQAPGQSGQADYTKAWEEYYKKLGQQSQQPQDYTKAWEEYYKKQGQAAPQATAAAAATQPGGQPDYSAAWAEYYRQQAAYYGTGSPQAMGGAPQAPQGQ is encoded by the exons ATGGCTGACTACTCGAACGTGGCTCCGCCGTCCTCAAATGCTGGTGGTGGAATGAACGACGCGTTTAAAGACGCACTACAGCGAGCACGACAG ATCGCTGCAAAAATTGGAGGAGATGGTGTGACTCCTTCACCTACAACCAACGAATTTGGATACGGTGGCCAGAAGAGGCCCTTAGAAGATGCCG ACCAACCAGAAACAAAAAAGGTGGCACCAAATGACC CATTTTCGGCAGCAATGGGTGGCATGGGAGGAATGGGTGGTCCCTCAAG ATCGTCTTCAGAGGAATTCAAGGTCCCTGATGGAATGGTTGGATTCA TTATTGGAAGAGGCGGAGAGCAGATATCCCGCATGCAACAGGAATCAGGCTGTAAAATACAGATTGCCCCCG ACAGCGGAGGTATGCCTGATAGGTCGGTGACATTAACCGGATCCCCCGATGCCATCCA GGCTGCTAAGAGGCTGCTAACAGAGATCGTGGAGAAGGGAAGACCAACGCCTGCGTTCCACCACAATGAAGGACCAGGCATGTCCGTCCAAGAGATCATGGTCCCTGCCTCCAAAGCTGGCCTGGTGAtcgggaaggggggagagaccaTCAAGCAACTTCAG GAACGAGCCGGCGTGAAGATGGTCATGATCCAAGAAGGACCGCAGAACACAGGCGCAGACAAACCTCTCCGGATATCTGGAGAGCCTTTTAAAGTTCAG caAGCTAAAGAGATGGTGATGGAGCTGATCAGAGAGCAGGGattcagggagcagaggggcgaGTACGGCTCCcggatgggagggggaggaggcggaggaggaggtggcggcGGCAACGGTGGCaacggtggaggaggaggaggaggagaaggcttaGAT GTCCCGGTCCCTAGATTTGCCGTGGGCATCGTGATCGGACGAAACGGAGAAATGATCAAGAAAATTCAAAGCGACACAGGTGTTAGGATCCAGTTCAAACCAG ATGATGGCAGCACGCCGGAGAGGATAGCTCAGATCATGGGACCTCCCGACCAGGCCCAGCATGCAGCGGAGATCATCTCCGACCTGCTGAGGAGCGTCCAGGCTGGGGGGCCTCCCGGCCACGGGGGCAGGGGCCGGGGTCGGGGCCAAGGCAACTGGAACATGGGTCCCCCTGGGGGCCTGCAGGAGTTCACCTTCACTGTCCCTACCATGAAGACTGGCCTGATCATCGGCAAAG GGGGCGAGACCATCAAAGGGATCAGCCAGCAGTCCGGGGCCAGGATCGAGCTGCAGAGGAACCCTCCGCCCAACGCTGACCCCAACATCAAGATGTTCACCGTCCGGGGCTCACACCAACAGATAGACTATGCCAGGCAGCTGGTCGAGGAGAAGATTGGG GGTCCGGTCACACCAATGGGAGGCCCTCAtgggccccctggcccccccggcCCACACGGTGGCCCGTCCCCACACGGCCCCCCTGGGCCTCCTGCTCCCATGGGCCCCTACAACCCGGGCCCCTACAACCAGGGACCACCAGGGCCACA cGGTCCTCCTGCTCCGTACCAGCCTCAGGGCTGGGGCAACGGCTTCCCACACTGGCAGCAGGGCCAGCCAGACCCCG CAGCCGCAGATGCCAACGCAGCAGCCTGGGCAGCCTATTACTCCCAGTACCAGCAGCAGCCTCAGGCCCCCATGACCCCAACCGGCGGAGCCCCGGGAACGGCACAGACCAACGGCCAAG GTGACCCGCAGGCTCCAGGTCAGAGTGGACAGGCAGATTACACCAAGGCCTGGGAGGAATATTACAAGAAATTGG GTCAGCAGAGCCAACAGCCACAGGACTACACCAAGGCATGGGAGGAGTACTACAAGAAACAAG GCCAAGCCGCTCCCCAGGCCACGGCGGCAGCAGCGGCTACCCAGCCAGGCGGCCAGCCGGACTACAGCGCTGCCTGGGCAGAGTACTACCGCCAGCAGGCTGCCTACTACGGCACGGGGAGCCCCCAGGCCATGGGCGGAGCCCCGCAAGCCCCTCAG GGCCAGTAA